The following proteins come from a genomic window of Mycolicibacterium rufum:
- a CDS encoding virulence factor Mce family protein — MTVARRAIALVVLALMMTACGSWKGIANVPLPGGPGTGSKAMTVYVQMPDTLALNVNSRVRVADVYVGRVRSIELKNWVPTLTLDLDSSVKLPANAIARIGQTSLLGSQHVQLDPPANPSSEPLRNGSTIPLANAEAFPTTERVLASIATILTGGGVQNLETIQTEVNNILNGRADQIREFLNRLDVFTDELNQQRDDITRAIDATDRLLSIVAQRNDTLDRVLTEFPPLIKHFADTRDLFADAVEALGRISGAADDALAPASGDLNTNLKNLQRPLKQLGRASPYAIGALSLLLTAPFNIDNVPKVIRGDYINLSATFDLTLSTLDNELLTGTGFSGALRALEQAWGRDPNTMTIPDVRFTPNPHDVPGGPLVERGE, encoded by the coding sequence ATGACTGTGGCCCGTCGAGCGATCGCACTCGTTGTGCTTGCTTTGATGATGACCGCGTGCGGATCGTGGAAGGGCATCGCAAACGTCCCCCTTCCAGGGGGGCCGGGCACCGGTTCGAAAGCGATGACCGTCTACGTGCAAATGCCGGACACCCTCGCGCTCAACGTGAACAGCAGGGTCCGGGTAGCCGACGTCTACGTCGGCCGGGTGCGATCCATCGAACTGAAGAACTGGGTGCCCACCTTGACGTTGGATCTCGACTCCAGCGTGAAGCTGCCTGCCAACGCCATCGCGCGAATCGGCCAGACCAGCTTGCTCGGCTCGCAGCACGTGCAACTCGATCCGCCCGCCAACCCCTCTTCGGAACCTCTTCGAAATGGCAGCACGATACCGTTGGCGAACGCCGAGGCCTTCCCGACGACCGAGCGTGTGCTCGCAAGCATCGCCACGATCTTGACCGGCGGCGGTGTCCAGAATTTGGAGACCATCCAGACCGAGGTGAACAACATCCTGAACGGCCGAGCCGACCAGATTCGCGAATTCTTGAACCGGCTCGACGTTTTCACCGACGAACTGAACCAGCAGCGGGACGACATCACGCGGGCGATCGACGCCACCGACCGGCTGCTGTCGATCGTCGCCCAACGCAACGACACTCTCGACCGAGTCCTGACCGAATTCCCACCGCTGATCAAACATTTCGCCGACACCCGAGACCTGTTCGCCGACGCTGTCGAAGCACTCGGACGGATCAGCGGCGCCGCAGACGACGCGCTCGCTCCTGCGAGCGGGGATCTCAACACCAACCTCAAGAATCTGCAACGCCCGCTCAAGCAACTCGGCAGAGCCTCGCCGTACGCCATCGGTGCGTTGAGTCTGTTGCTGACCGCGCCGTTCAACATCGACAACGTGCCGAAGGTCATCCGGGGCGACTACATCAACCTGTCCGCGACCTTCGACCTGACGCTCAGCACGCTGGACAACGAGTTGTTGACGGGAACCGGATTCTCAGGCGCGCTGCGCGCACTGGAACAAGCCTGGGGTCGCGACCCGAACACGATGACGATTCCCGACGTCCGGTTCACACCCAACCCGCATGACGTGCCGGGCGGTCCACTCGTCGAAAGGGGGGAGTGA
- a CDS encoding virulence factor Mce family protein, which produces MLTRFVRIQLVIFTVLTLVALAVLGLYYLRLPSLVGVGQYELKAQLPRSGGLYPTANVTYRGTQIGKVTSVEPTESGAEATMRIDSSVKIPVNASADVHSVSAIGEQYLDLVSPEDTGQYFSPGQTITVSSVPSEVGPALDAANQGLAVLPKEKIDSLLTETSQAVGGLGPALQRLVDSTTNIAQGFKDNLPQVNDIIAHSAPILDSQVRSGDNIEQWARNLNVLASQSAQQDAALRSGLQQAPPTLDQVSAVFGDVRETLPQTLANVEVVADMLKRYNKGLEQTLVILPQAAAAAQTASGIDPSGGRLDLSLTLNQPPPCLTGFLPASEWRSPADTSTAPLPSGLYCKIPKDYQGNVVRGARNYPCVDVPGKRAASPKECRSNEPYVPQGTNPWYGDPNQILSCPAPGARCDQGVDPGRVVPAPTINNGMNPLPADQLPPPEQNSNMVTSDPITPPRQGSVSCSGQQPNPCVYTPAPSLPGSQAVYSPTQGEVVGPDGIKYNVTNSTNPGDDGWKEMLAPAG; this is translated from the coding sequence ATGTTGACGCGCTTCGTCCGCATCCAGCTCGTGATCTTCACCGTCCTGACTCTGGTCGCGTTGGCCGTTCTCGGCCTCTACTACCTTCGCCTTCCCAGTCTGGTGGGCGTGGGTCAGTACGAATTGAAAGCGCAGCTGCCGCGATCAGGCGGGTTGTACCCGACGGCGAACGTCACCTACCGCGGCACGCAGATCGGCAAAGTAACGAGCGTGGAACCGACCGAATCCGGCGCGGAGGCGACGATGCGCATCGACAGCTCGGTCAAGATCCCGGTCAATGCCTCCGCCGATGTGCATTCGGTGTCGGCGATCGGCGAACAGTATCTCGACCTGGTCTCTCCCGAGGACACGGGCCAGTACTTCTCCCCAGGCCAGACCATCACGGTCAGCTCCGTGCCGAGCGAAGTCGGACCCGCTCTTGACGCGGCGAACCAGGGACTGGCCGTGCTACCGAAGGAGAAAATCGATTCTCTGCTCACCGAGACGTCGCAAGCGGTCGGAGGTCTCGGTCCCGCTCTGCAGCGTCTGGTCGACTCGACCACCAACATCGCACAGGGCTTTAAGGACAACCTGCCTCAAGTGAACGACATCATCGCCCATTCGGCTCCCATCCTGGACAGCCAGGTGCGCTCGGGCGACAACATCGAACAGTGGGCGCGCAACTTGAATGTGCTGGCCTCGCAGTCCGCCCAGCAGGATGCCGCCCTTCGAAGCGGTCTGCAGCAGGCGCCGCCCACGTTGGACCAGGTGTCGGCGGTCTTCGGCGACGTGCGCGAGACACTTCCGCAAACTCTGGCCAACGTCGAAGTCGTCGCCGATATGCTCAAACGTTACAACAAGGGCCTCGAGCAGACCTTGGTCATCCTCCCTCAGGCTGCAGCGGCCGCGCAGACGGCTTCCGGTATCGATCCGAGCGGCGGACGTCTCGACCTGTCGCTGACATTGAACCAACCCCCGCCCTGCCTGACGGGATTTCTCCCCGCGTCGGAATGGCGGTCCCCGGCTGACACATCGACCGCCCCCCTGCCCTCGGGGCTCTACTGCAAGATCCCCAAGGACTACCAGGGCAACGTCGTGCGCGGCGCCCGCAACTACCCATGCGTCGACGTTCCCGGGAAGCGGGCCGCCTCGCCCAAGGAATGCCGCAGCAACGAACCCTACGTCCCACAGGGCACCAACCCGTGGTACGGGGATCCCAATCAGATCTTGTCGTGCCCAGCGCCCGGAGCGCGGTGCGATCAGGGCGTTGATCCTGGTCGGGTCGTGCCGGCGCCGACGATCAACAACGGCATGAACCCGTTGCCGGCGGACCAGCTGCCGCCTCCCGAACAGAATTCCAACATGGTGACGAGCGACCCGATCACGCCTCCCCGCCAGGGCTCGGTGTCGTGCAGTGGACAGCAACCCAACCCGTGCGTCTACACTCCAGCACCGAGCCTGCCGGGCTCCCAAGCCGTATACAGTCCAACTCAAGGCGAGGTCGTCGGACCCGACGGCATCAAATACAACGTCACGAACTCGACCAACCCAGGAGACGACGGATGGAAGGAGATGCTGGCACCAGCCGGCTGA